In Thermoanaerobaculales bacterium, one DNA window encodes the following:
- the uvrA gene encoding excinuclease ABC subunit UvrA has protein sequence MRDTITIRGAREHNLANIDVVIPRNRLVVITGVSGSGKSSLAFDTLFAEGQRRYVESLSAYARQFLDQMEKPDVDTIEGLSPAISIEQRTTSKNPRSTVGTVTEIHDYLRLLWAAVGIPHCPDCRLPIRPQTVEQMVDRLLALPEGTRFLLLAPLAERRKGEHRQLFQQMVKEGFLRARVDGELVDASDPPALDKKRKHTVEVVIDRLAVRAGLQSRLADSLETALKVGDGIARAAVAGGEELVLSARHACPQCGFSLAEVSPRLFSFNSPQGACPECSGLGSLREVDPEKLVLDPERSLATGCLATVGHVPGSWFRRQVEQLAEHIGFDFHAPWRRLPDDVRRLVMYGSEREIDWVWESRKGAYRYRDRFEGVVPRLQRKLAETSSEEVRGELERYLSFAPCHACGGARLRREALAVLVGGASLAEVSALPVRRALEWFEGLALDRRDAEVAAKLLREVEDRLAFLVAVGLDYLTLDRMAGTLSGGESQRIRLATQVGSKLMGVLYVLDEPSIGLHQRDNRKLLETLKGMRDLGNTVVVVEHDEETIREADWVIDLGPGAGRQGGRVVAAGPPEAIASHPESLTGAYLSGRRAIPVPDRRSAGGDGAITVRGAAEHNLKGIDVAFPLGRLISVTGVSGSGKSTLVNEVLHKAVARELYGTLARPGRHDRIEGVSRLDKVISIDQSPIGRTPRSNPATYTKVFDPIRSLYAATTEARARGYSPGRFSFNVKGGRCEACQGAGQIRIEMHFLPDVFVTCDVCHGLRYNRETLEVHYKGLTIAELLDLTVNQARELFANVPKVARILDTLVAVGLGYVHLGQPATTLSGGEAQRIKLSRELAKRATGQTLYLLDEPTTGLHFDDVRKLLVVLQALVERGNTVVVIEHNLDVIKTSDWIIDLGPEGGEGGGELVAAGTPEQVAACEVSFTGLYLRPLLAAGAKRKSA, from the coding sequence ATGCGGGACACCATCACGATCCGCGGCGCGCGCGAGCACAACCTGGCCAACATCGACGTCGTCATCCCCCGCAACCGGCTGGTGGTGATCACCGGCGTGTCCGGCTCCGGCAAGTCGTCGCTCGCCTTCGACACCCTGTTTGCCGAGGGCCAGCGGCGCTACGTCGAGTCGCTGTCCGCATACGCCCGGCAGTTCCTCGACCAGATGGAGAAGCCCGACGTCGACACCATCGAGGGCTTGTCGCCGGCAATCTCGATCGAGCAGAGGACGACCTCGAAAAACCCGCGCTCGACGGTCGGGACGGTGACCGAGATCCACGACTACCTGCGGCTGCTGTGGGCCGCAGTCGGGATCCCCCATTGCCCGGACTGCCGGCTGCCGATCCGGCCGCAGACCGTGGAGCAGATGGTGGACCGCCTGCTCGCCCTGCCCGAGGGCACCCGCTTCCTGCTGCTGGCCCCGCTCGCCGAGCGGCGCAAGGGCGAGCACCGCCAGCTCTTCCAGCAGATGGTCAAGGAGGGCTTCCTGCGGGCGCGGGTCGACGGCGAGCTGGTGGACGCCAGCGACCCGCCGGCGCTCGACAAGAAGCGCAAGCACACGGTCGAGGTCGTGATCGACCGGCTGGCGGTGCGGGCGGGCCTTCAGTCGCGGCTCGCCGACTCGCTGGAGACCGCGCTCAAGGTCGGCGACGGGATCGCGCGCGCCGCGGTGGCGGGCGGCGAGGAGCTCGTGCTGTCCGCCCGTCACGCCTGCCCGCAGTGCGGCTTCTCGCTTGCCGAGGTGTCGCCGCGGCTGTTCTCGTTCAACTCGCCGCAGGGCGCCTGCCCGGAGTGCTCGGGGCTGGGCTCGCTGCGCGAGGTCGACCCCGAGAAGCTGGTGCTCGACCCCGAGCGGTCGCTCGCCACCGGCTGCCTGGCGACGGTCGGCCACGTGCCCGGATCGTGGTTCCGGCGCCAGGTCGAGCAGCTCGCCGAGCACATCGGCTTCGACTTCCACGCCCCGTGGCGGCGCCTGCCCGACGACGTCCGGCGGCTCGTCATGTACGGCAGCGAGCGCGAGATCGACTGGGTGTGGGAGAGCCGGAAGGGCGCCTACCGCTACCGCGACCGCTTCGAGGGCGTGGTGCCGCGGCTGCAGCGCAAGCTCGCCGAGACCTCGTCGGAGGAGGTGCGGGGAGAGCTCGAGCGCTACCTCTCGTTCGCCCCGTGCCACGCGTGCGGCGGCGCCCGCCTGCGCCGGGAGGCGCTGGCGGTGCTGGTCGGCGGCGCCAGCCTGGCCGAGGTGTCGGCGCTGCCGGTGCGGCGCGCGCTGGAGTGGTTCGAGGGCCTTGCGCTCGACCGGCGGGACGCCGAGGTCGCGGCCAAGCTGCTGCGCGAGGTCGAGGACCGCCTGGCCTTCCTGGTGGCGGTGGGCCTCGACTACCTGACGCTGGACCGGATGGCCGGCACCCTGTCCGGAGGCGAGAGCCAGCGGATCCGGCTGGCGACCCAGGTCGGCTCCAAGCTGATGGGCGTGCTCTATGTGCTGGACGAGCCGTCGATCGGCCTCCACCAGCGCGACAACCGGAAGCTGCTCGAGACTCTGAAGGGGATGCGCGACCTCGGCAACACGGTGGTCGTGGTCGAGCACGACGAGGAGACGATCCGCGAGGCCGACTGGGTGATCGACCTCGGCCCCGGTGCCGGCCGCCAGGGCGGCCGGGTGGTGGCCGCCGGGCCGCCGGAGGCGATCGCGAGCCACCCGGAATCGCTCACCGGCGCCTACCTGTCGGGCCGCCGCGCGATCCCGGTGCCGGATCGCAGATCGGCCGGGGGCGACGGCGCGATCACGGTTCGCGGCGCGGCCGAGCACAACCTCAAGGGCATCGACGTCGCCTTCCCGCTCGGTCGCCTGATCAGCGTCACCGGGGTGTCCGGATCGGGCAAGTCGACGCTGGTCAACGAGGTCCTGCACAAGGCGGTGGCCCGCGAGCTGTACGGCACGCTGGCGCGGCCGGGTCGACACGATCGCATCGAGGGCGTCTCCAGGCTCGACAAGGTGATCTCGATCGATCAGTCGCCGATCGGCCGCACCCCCCGCTCCAACCCCGCGACCTACACCAAGGTCTTCGACCCGATCCGATCGCTTTATGCGGCCACCACCGAGGCGAGGGCGCGCGGCTACTCCCCGGGCCGCTTCTCCTTCAACGTCAAGGGCGGCCGCTGCGAGGCCTGCCAGGGCGCCGGCCAGATCCGGATCGAGATGCACTTCCTGCCCGACGTCTTCGTCACCTGCGACGTCTGCCACGGCCTGCGCTACAACCGCGAGACGCTCGAGGTCCACTACAAGGGCCTGACGATCGCCGAGCTGCTCGACCTGACCGTCAACCAGGCGCGGGAGCTGTTCGCCAACGTGCCCAAGGTGGCGCGCATCCTCGACACCCTGGTGGCGGTGGGGCTCGGCTACGTGCACCTCGGCCAGCCCGCGACCACGCTGTCGGGCGGCGAGGCGCAGCGCATCAAGCTGTCGCGCGAGCTCGCCAAGCGGGCCACCGGCCAGACCCTGTACCTGTTGGATGAGCCGACCACCGGGTTGCACTTCGACGATGTGCGAAAGCTGCTGGTGGTGCTGCAGGCGCTGGTCGAGCGCGGCAACACGGTGGTGGTGATCGAGCACAACCTCGACGTGATCAAGACCTCGGACTGGATCATCGACCTCGGCCCGGAGGGCGGTGAGGGGGGCGGCGAGCTGGTGGCGGCCGGGACCCCCGAGCAGGTGGCCGCGTGCGAGGTTTCCTTCACCGGCCTCTACCTGAGGCCGCTGCTCGCCGCGGGTGCGAAGCGCAAGAGCGCGTAG
- a CDS encoding SDR family oxidoreductase: MDLKLRGKRALVTGSSRGIGRSIALSLADFRVDVAINYLRHRSRAEETAQEIRDRGVRALLLKGNVADPDDVARMFETVRSEWGGLDIVVSNAASGVLRPARELTLHHFDWAMHINAAALLPITQRLLEMPADGERVLVAVSSLGATRAIPNYTAVGASKAALESMVRHLAAEFAPEGLRINAVSAGTVDTDALLHFPNREQLLEGARRRTPAGRLLSPQDVANTVVFLCTEYASMIHGQVIVVDGGYSILA, translated from the coding sequence ATGGATCTCAAGTTGCGGGGCAAGCGCGCGCTCGTCACCGGATCGTCCCGCGGCATCGGCCGCAGCATCGCCCTGTCGCTCGCCGACTTCAGAGTCGACGTGGCGATCAACTACCTGCGCCACCGCAGCCGCGCCGAGGAGACCGCGCAGGAGATCCGCGACCGCGGGGTGCGCGCCCTGCTCCTCAAGGGCAACGTCGCCGACCCGGATGACGTCGCCCGCATGTTCGAAACCGTGCGCAGCGAGTGGGGCGGGCTCGACATCGTGGTCTCCAACGCCGCCTCCGGCGTCCTCCGGCCGGCGCGCGAGCTCACCCTGCACCACTTCGACTGGGCCATGCACATCAATGCCGCCGCCCTGCTCCCGATCACCCAGCGGCTGCTCGAGATGCCGGCCGACGGCGAGAGGGTGCTGGTGGCGGTGTCCTCGCTCGGCGCCACCCGCGCCATCCCGAACTACACCGCCGTCGGCGCGTCGAAGGCCGCCCTCGAGTCGATGGTCCGTCACCTCGCCGCCGAGTTCGCCCCGGAGGGCCTGCGCATCAACGCGGTGTCGGCGGGCACGGTCGACACCGACGCCCTGCTCCACTTCCCCAACCGCGAGCAGCTGCTCGAGGGCGCCCGGCGTCGCACCCCGGCCGGCCGGCTGCTCAGCCCCCAGGACGTCGCCAACACGGTGGTCTTCCTGTGCACCGAGTACGCCTCGATGATCCACGGCCAGGTGATCGTGGTCGACGGCGGCTACTCTATTCTGGCGTAG
- a CDS encoding HU family DNA-binding protein: MNKTEMAMKLAKKTGLSQGKSAEILDALFSAHPRKGIIAIALDAGEKVTIPGFGTFATKSRGARQGRNPATGATIMIPAKKYVHFKPGKTLRERVER; the protein is encoded by the coding sequence ATGAACAAGACCGAGATGGCCATGAAGCTTGCGAAGAAGACCGGACTCAGCCAGGGCAAGTCGGCCGAGATCCTCGACGCCCTGTTCTCGGCGCACCCGCGCAAGGGGATCATCGCGATCGCGCTCGACGCCGGGGAGAAGGTGACGATCCCGGGCTTCGGGACCTTCGCCACCAAGAGCCGCGGCGCTCGCCAGGGCCGCAACCCGGCGACCGGTGCGACGATCATGATCCCGGCCAAGAAGTACGTTCACTTCAAGCCGGGCAAGACCCTGCGCGAGCGCGTCGAGAGGTAG
- the ruvX gene encoding Holliday junction resolvase RuvX: MRYLGVDVGGRRVGLAVGDDATGVVIPLEVVPYGGVHGAAAMVADAARRHGAQRVVIGLPTRADGSDTPACRRSRALADALAGLGLEAALQAEFLTTDEARRRARDAGLPAGRPVDHLAAQVILEEHLRSGGRRGRG; the protein is encoded by the coding sequence GTGCGCTATCTCGGCGTCGACGTGGGGGGCAGGCGGGTCGGCCTCGCGGTGGGCGATGACGCTACCGGAGTGGTGATCCCGCTCGAGGTGGTCCCCTACGGCGGGGTTCACGGCGCCGCCGCGATGGTGGCCGACGCGGCCCGCCGCCACGGCGCGCAGCGGGTGGTGATCGGCCTGCCGACCCGCGCCGACGGCAGCGACACGCCGGCCTGCCGGCGCAGCCGCGCCCTCGCGGACGCGCTCGCCGGTCTCGGCCTCGAAGCCGCGCTGCAGGCGGAGTTCCTGACCACCGACGAGGCGCGGCGGCGAGCGCGCGACGCCGGGCTCCCGGCCGGGCGACCCGTCGACCACCTTGCCGCCCAGGTGATCCTGGAGGAGCACCTGCGAAGCGGCGGTCGCCGGGGACGCGGCTGA
- the mltG gene encoding endolytic transglycosylase MltG, giving the protein MLGRALAAVGALALLLAGALLVWSYSALWRPVSSREVAITVAEGAPAGEVLADLHRAGLLPSPVAGRLYLRAFASGRSPRWGHYRFPAGSRPADALERVLEGRVETVAVTIVEGWGVEEVAAACAAAGVGTVDEWRAIARRRELIADLAPAAPSLEGFLFPDTFRFAVGLAVPSAADHMLDRFREVWRAETAAEGELWASPLELVTLASLVEAETSVAEERPLVAGVYRNRLARGMLLQCDPTVVYALKRRGEWQGRLLLRHLATDDPYNTYRYPGLPPGPINSPGRAALAAALRPASHDLLYFVASPGGGHSFSRTLAEHERAVAHWRASRR; this is encoded by the coding sequence ATGCTGGGGCGGGCGCTCGCCGCGGTCGGGGCGCTCGCGCTCCTGCTCGCGGGGGCGCTCCTGGTGTGGAGCTACTCGGCGCTGTGGCGGCCGGTGTCGAGCCGCGAGGTCGCCATCACGGTCGCCGAGGGCGCTCCGGCGGGCGAGGTGCTGGCCGACCTCCACCGGGCAGGGCTGCTGCCGTCGCCGGTCGCCGGCCGACTCTACCTGCGGGCGTTCGCGAGTGGGCGGAGCCCGCGCTGGGGCCACTACCGCTTTCCGGCGGGGAGCCGGCCGGCCGACGCCCTCGAGCGGGTGCTCGAGGGACGGGTCGAAACGGTCGCGGTCACCATCGTGGAGGGGTGGGGGGTCGAGGAGGTGGCCGCCGCCTGCGCGGCGGCCGGGGTCGGCACGGTCGACGAGTGGCGAGCGATCGCGCGCCGGCGCGAGCTGATCGCGGACCTCGCTCCGGCCGCGCCCTCGCTCGAGGGCTTCCTGTTCCCGGACACCTTCCGCTTCGCCGTCGGCCTCGCGGTACCCTCGGCGGCCGACCACATGCTCGATCGCTTTCGCGAGGTGTGGCGCGCCGAGACCGCGGCTGAGGGCGAGCTGTGGGCGTCGCCGCTCGAGCTGGTGACCCTGGCGTCGCTGGTCGAGGCCGAGACCTCGGTCGCCGAAGAACGGCCGCTCGTCGCCGGCGTGTACCGCAACCGGCTCGCGCGCGGCATGCTCCTGCAGTGCGACCCGACCGTCGTCTACGCGCTCAAGCGGCGCGGTGAGTGGCAGGGCCGGCTGCTGCTCCGGCACCTCGCGACCGACGATCCCTACAACACCTACCGCTACCCGGGCCTGCCGCCGGGGCCGATCAACTCGCCGGGCCGGGCGGCGCTGGCGGCGGCGCTCCGGCCGGCGAGCCACGACCTCCTGTACTTCGTGGCGAGCCCCGGCGGCGGCCACAGCTTCTCGCGGACGCTCGCCGA